One Salvia splendens isolate huo1 chromosome 1, SspV2, whole genome shotgun sequence genomic window, TTGCTGTGTGCTGCTGCAGGGGAAGTTCGGAGGATGCGAATGACTGATGAAACGGCGCCGTTTCACTCCAACAAACCCTTCGCCGTCAAAACACCTACTCTGGCCTCCGCCTACTACCCCAACCAGGCTCAAACCGAGGCTCATATCGCTTTTCTCCACTTGCAGGCCTCTCATGTCAGTCTCTCTTTCTTACGATTTATACTTTTGTTTTGAATTTCCAACTTAATCTCACAGTTTTGTTTACAGTTTCAACGGATGAAGCAGCAGCACATGTTTAAAAATGGCGTGTGGGGCCAGCAACAGCAGGGGAAAGTGGAATACCatcaatttcaaaataaaaccGGAAAAATGGACGGAGAATTGGGGAGAACTCAACAACGTTTATCAATGGCGTCTTGGCCTACTCTGCAGCAGTCTCAGCAGCAGCAACAACCCGGTTCAGGAATGAGGGCGGTTTTCCTAGGAGAAACCGGCGCTAAAAAGgaacgaaccggaaccggagtTTTTTTGCCCCGAAGATTTGGAACCGCTCCCGCCGAAAATCGCAATAAACCAGGTCATTAACTACTCGTATATTATTAAATTCACTGTAGTAGTACATTTTGTCAACGATTTAACTTGGGCCCGGGCTTGAAGTATtccaaaacatttaattattcaACTTATCCATTTATTATAGTAGAGATCTGAAccatttttgttaattttgtgcAGTTTGCTCGACTGTATTGTTACCAGACAGAGTTGTTCACGCATTAAACTTGAATCTGGATGGCGGTTTGAAGGAAAGAAAACATAATGCTCTGTTCTCGCAACAGAGGAGAAGCCCACCCGCCGCCAGTCTAGAACTCAGGCTTCCACAAGAGTGGACATATTAAAGTTGGAAAGATTGCGTCTTTAATTTTGAAGTGATTTGATTGAATTTTTACAAGTTTGCTAGGAGAGAAGAAGGAATATGGGTATACTAGTGTTTTTTGTGACAGATGGATTAGTGGGTAGTATTATAGGACAGTGGGGATAGTTAAATTACTTAGTATGATTAAAGGGATTAGCAGAAGATGTTGTTTATTTTAGGTTATAAAGCTACAGAAGGGAAGAAGAAATAAACAAGTCAGACGAAGAGAGGGTTTTCTTTTGTTGGGCTCGAGGTACAAGAAAGTTGAAGATGACAGCTTCTTTTGGTTGTTGCTTTTGTTTGAGATTAGAAGATTATGATTAATAAAGAGAAGGATGTACCAATAggtattgattaattattttaattatag contains:
- the LOC121798313 gene encoding uncharacterized protein LOC121798313, giving the protein MMAQELDDGEFWLPSEFLTDDDLLMDFKTEKRGYAFCNSDLSSPGSESDEDDFAPGLTRKLPHTPNFSTDHASKGWKLSGSPQSTLCGFKPGSSQSSPNSASMVSSPPVPKENIGWDLLCAAAGEVRRMRMTDETAPFHSNKPFAVKTPTLASAYYPNQAQTEAHIAFLHLQASHFQRMKQQHMFKNGVWGQQQQGKVEYHQFQNKTGKMDGELGRTQQRLSMASWPTLQQSQQQQQPGSGMRAVFLGETGAKKERTGTGVFLPRRFGTAPAENRNKPVCSTVLLPDRVVHALNLNLDGGLKERKHNALFSQQRRSPPAASLELRLPQEWTY